Part of the Lycium ferocissimum isolate CSIRO_LF1 chromosome 6, AGI_CSIRO_Lferr_CH_V1, whole genome shotgun sequence genome, TGCGATCTCGAAATAATCCAACCaccacaaccacaacaacaactgAAAGTGGACTGATTTTTATTCAACAAGGTCTTGATGAAGCCACTTTGAGGGGCTATCCAAAGTTACTATATGCACAAGTTAAGGCTCACAGAGGGGAGTATGCATCTTCTTCTGGATGTACTATTTGCTTGGCTGATTATAAAGACAATGATATGCTTAGGCTATTGCCTCATTGTGGCCATCTTTTTCATCTCATGTGTATTGACACTTGGCTTAGGCTTCATCCCACTTGCCCTATTTGTAGAAATTCTCCACTCCCATCTCCTTCGGTTGAGGTTAGTGACGCATCCAGAATTTAAGTGTTGTGAGTCAAAACTGttataaaaatgaattttgaaatatagatttccctctatttatacttattttctgCATATATAGAACGACTCGGACATCAATTTTGCTGAACCACTGAACCTATTGTTGAATCTGTTGCCTTTGCAACCAGGAAAATTTGAGTCCATTGCTCCTCATCAGCAAATTCAAGAAGATAGGGGTCTCTTTTCATTTATGttcttttttgttaatttttttttttttttatgacgaTTGTATTCGGATCAGTTTATGTGCACCTCAACTAATCCACTGTGAAGCTGTCACGTTCCAGTACAGATATAATAAGTATTTccacaaatgtacaaatatagTAAGTccttaatatacatatatagtaagTCATTAAAGTACTACACACTTTAAGCTACTTTAAATGTACAAATATAGTAAGTCCTACAAAATggaatttttgcaaaattctaaTGTTACATTGATCTTCGACAGTTTTGTTTTTTCTCTGGTCCACATGTGTTTTACCTTTTTCCACATACACTTAAAACAGTGATATGAATTAATTCCCATATATGACAACacaacaagagaaataaagaggcAAAGTTGTAATCAGAGAAATAAATAAGGAATAAGGCAAATCATTCATTTAGTCAATTGTATATGGCTTTGAGCTGGCAACTTATAAAATAAGTGGTTCATAGTTCATGAGTTCCAAGGCAAACAATTAGAGATCTGGAGATGCAAAGATATTATAGTTCTGACAATCTCTTAGATTTAAATTTGTGTTGATCGATCACAATCTCTGTAACAATCTCAGTTGATTAAAGATCTCTTGGATCTATCTACATGCTAGAAATACATTAATTATTTCTGTACGTGTTCATTCTCGTATATTAAGTTATTCTTGATTTGTAATGTATTACTCCATTATCTACTTCGTGAATTTTGATTTGGTTGATTGTGAAACTGAGATACGGATATTAGCAACTATTGAGAGTCCGGATTGATGTTGAATCATCACGTGAAAATTGGGAGTAGGTAAGATCTAGTCCATAATGAACCGTCATAATTAGTGAACAAGTGTGAGCTTCGCTCCCGACAATATGGAGTACTAACCattataatatttctacacaGGAGTAATAGAGATATGGGCATAATGTTTTAAGATCAAGACGTTGAttgttcttttttaaaaaaaaaaaaaaaaaaaaacttggttaACAGAAGAGCAAAATGGTTCAACTGGGTAACTGCAATTCTTAGATCACTAGGATTAGAATTTGTAACACTACGATTCGAGTTGTgacatttttagaaattacATTGGAGTGTCAAGATTGGGGATATTGATATAATTAGAGAAAACATCCAAGTTTGTCCTTGAActttgtgaaaattttaaaaataaatttaaaatcgaTTTCTTCACTTCCGTCAGTCGAGAAGGGCATAACTAAACCATTTAATTTGTATACAAGCAGGAGTGTAAATAGGCCTCTTTTTTAACGGAAATGTATATTTATTCTAAGTTGTATAGTACGAGGGTATATTTGGATTTTCCCCTTTATTTTTTACTTGGCTGGCTAAAGCTGTTTAGATTCCTTTattatttactattttatttagtacaAAACTTCCGCCCCCTCTATAAATCCACTAGTATATTATGTGTCTATCGTGGGCTAAAAAAATGGAATTGCCGAATAGTTGAATGTTGAAAGATGATGTTAACTCtcaataatttatattttattttggtgaACTCATAAGATTTCATAAGAAAACATGATCAATTGATCACATCTATTCTATCGATATATCAAAGGGATCTCTtaatatttgtaattttttttatgaaatgaTACAATTGGCTAGCCGTAGCCGCATACATTCTCAAGCCACAAATATCAAGCAAACCAAAAGACACACCTAGATGACTTCCAAAGTTAAAAACACAATATATTAAGGAATAACCTCTATTTTGTATCATTTTAATGAAgagcaaaggtgcaaatatacccctcaagtTTGCCCCTCAATTTTGCTATTTAGAGTAGATATGTCCCTCATTAAAAAAGTGGTGCATATATATACCCCTGCGTTACACAAATGGTGCCAATATGTCCTTGACGagattttaaaatcatttaacttatttttaattaaaaaatatcacgtggcttaaagaaaataagtctacccatatttttggagacttttttttttttaaagccacgtggtaatttttttttctagtgggttggctagttcgtttaaaaaaaatctttgtgGTTATAAAAATAAGTTTATCCAGTTTTTAAACAAACCAAACCCGACCCACCAAAAAGTAAGTACCACttggcttttaaaaaaataaatctactaaaaaaatgggtaaacttattttctttaaagccacgtaacatttttttaatttaaaaacaagctaaatgatttttttttaaaaaaaattgttagcaAAAAGGTATATTTGCGTCATTTGTTTAACGGCAGGGTATATATGCACTATttttaacgaggggtatatctgtTCTAAATCGAAAAGTTGAGGAGTATATTTGTACCTTTTTCCTTTAATGAATATATTTAACTGGAAGATCACCTATTTTGCATTTATGAAAATCCCGAATAAATCTAACGGATAAAAAACTTATTTGAAAATCTGAATTTAATCAGTGAATGAATTTCAaatattgttataaatattattataatattgtgatgtctatctttaggagaaattttagggtttgctagggtttgtgactttggcaccaagtcaattctctcctataaatagaggttCTCTTGTATTTCATCCCTTAtaagagaaataagaactctcccctcttctctctttctccacaaTATTCTTAttgcttgctttattattttataacacgttatcagcacgagactctaCCTTGAGCACTTACTTTAAAGAAATCTTGAGATTTGGAGAAAGATAACCTATAGTTATCATCGGTCTAAGAAATTGGACGTTGAACAAACGCACCATTAGCCATGTGAGTATTCACCTTGCCTTTGAAAAGGTACGATGTTTTATTTTAATCAATTTGGATCCATTGGactattatgttttcatatcATTGGGATCTATGAATAAGCATTACTTATGCATATCTAGTTTTTCCACAGTATAAATTTATCGTATTGAACATACATGTATTACCATTTGATTTTTAAGAGCATATACAAGCATTTGTTGGACTATTGCATCCGTGTGCTTTTAAATGTCTGTATTGCAATAAATatgtagaaaaaaatatatatttcctATGACTATTGCGTATTTTAATGTGTGAAATAAAATTGCTCCTGAAGAGCaatatgtgtatattatgaTACTAACGCCACATTGGCTTGAACTTCGGCAGAGTTCATGTACCGCCACCAGAAGTGGTAAGTGGTAACATATTTCATGTCTTAGTTAATCACTTGAAGACTAGAAGTGATAATAATTTTACAGgcttataatatatatgtatgcctCGATTTGCTCTGAAGTAGcaacatcataagaagaaatTGTAAGTTCCGTAATTTTGATGTGGTTGAGGCAAGTCCATGTGATTTGGttccattccctgaagtgagTGAAACAACTTACAAATACAGATTCATTCTTTGAAGTGAATGTGACAATATTGTAAAGCCTATAAATACGAACATGTACTTGGTTGTGAAGATATCACGACTCACctccagaagaggtagaataattgagaagaaatattctGAATTTCCTTACTCGTAGTAAATCTGAagtttactcccgaagtagtaagacTCTAAAATTTACACTTGGAGTAGTAAATGCGAAGTTTACTCCAAAGTAGTAAGACTTTGAAATTTGCTCCTGTAGTAGTGAACTCTTAAATTTACCCCCGAAGTTGGTAGAACTTCTAACTTTACTCTCGAGTGGTTAAACTTTGCATTGCTCCTTAAGAAGtaaaactttgaaattttcTCCTGAAGCAGAAAGAAGTTGTAAGATACATGAGAGATAATTTGAAGCCTAAGTGACCAGGttcattccctgaagtgaatgaagaaataccacAACACCTCCCgaagagataaaataatataaatgttattttgtGGTATAAAGTGATTGTTGCACGTAGAAACATCTtggtcaattttattttaaggcaaaaGATGGCGATCTCGTTGAATGTTTTCTATcgtatgtttttaattttcccgaaggaaataacaatttatatatttttccatcGAGGAAGTACACCAATATGTCATGTAGTGCATATTCTTAATAATATGTCAAAACCAAGTGCACAGCTaatatttgtttgttgaataTTAAGGTACGTGTAAACCACGAGTAGTACGTGGGCTGTTGTTTTGGATTGAGCCTAAACCACATAGGCACTAGATACATTAATAAGAACCATAATAATTTctatgttttatggtataagGAGATATGGGTCACTAcccaatttcatgaaattaatagTATTATATTGTCTTCGATACATCATAAAAGGATTCTCTTTAAAAAGTACTACATGTATGCAAATCTTTTAAAAttagaaaagtgaattattgTATCCTAGTAGAATTTATTAATTagtcattattttttatcatattGATGAAAATTTATCAAGATGGATGTAATTCTATTTAATGAAAACAAGGACTTGAAACTTTAAGTATATGACGTGGAAGTGTCCATCACTTTGTTAATTAGACCATTACGAAATTATGGGAGGAAAGGTGTGAGATATATCTTAAACCATttctttataagttttatagtctctgtgcatttttattttatggctATCACTATGTGTTTATGGTGTACATCCACGTACCCAAAGAATGTTTTGCATGTGTGCGTGTAAAACTATATTCATTAGTCGATTTGATATCACATGTCCGTATTGGTTCTTATCGAATATAACCATT contains:
- the LOC132061081 gene encoding RING-H2 finger protein ATL70-like — its product is MKITIMEGGEVSELGGPEDQLGEEKLNYYGYGFIFSLGILIILIVITYASYLCIRMRSRNNPTTTTTTTTESGLIFIQQGLDEATLRGYPKLLYAQVKAHRGEYASSSGCTICLADYKDNDMLRLLPHCGHLFHLMCIDTWLRLHPTCPICRNSPLPSPSVEENLSPLLLISKFKKIGVSFHLCSFLYHDSPPEEVE